GGACCGAACGGGTGTCTGTTGAAAAAGACTCCGATGACTTGTGGTTAGGGGTGAAAGGCCAATCAAACTGGGAAATAGCTGGTTCTCCGCGAAAGATATTTAGGTATCGCCTCGGATGAATGCCTCAGGGGGTAGAGCACTGGATGGGCTAGGGGGACTTACCGTCTTACCAAACCCAACCAAACTCCGAATACCTGAGAGCAATATCCGGGAGTCACACGGCGGGTGCTAACGTCCGTCGTGGAGAGGGAAACAACCCGGACCTACAGCTAAGGCCCCTAATTCGTGGCTAAGTGGGAAAGGATGTGGAAATCCCAAAACAACCAGGAGGTTGGCTTAGAAGCAGCCATCCTTTAAAGAAAGCGTAACAGCTCACTGGTCTAAATAAGGGTTTCTGCGCCGAAGATGTAACGGGGCTCAAGCCACGAGCCGAAGCTTAGGGTGTGATCCGCAAGGGTCACGCGGTAGCGGAGCGTTCTGTAAGCCTGCGAAGGGCGACTCGTGAGAGCGCCTGGAGGTATCAGAAGTGCGAATGCTGGCATGAGTAACGACAAACACTGTGAAAGACAGTGTCGCCGAAAGTCCAAGGGTTCCTGCGTAAAGTTAATCTTCGCAGGGTTAGCCGGTCCCTAAGGCGAGGCAGAAATGCGTAGTCGATGGGAATGCAGTGAATATTCTGCAGCCAGTGGAATGGTGACGAATCTCGTATGTTGTCTGACCTTATTGGATTGGTCGGGCCTCGAAGAGGTTCCAGGAAATAGCCTCCACATTAGACCGTACCCGAAACCGACACAGGTGGACTGGTAGAGTATACCAAGGCGCTTGAGAGAACTATGTTGAAGGAACTCGGCAATTTACCTCCGTAACTTCGGGATAAGGGGGCCCTCTATGTACGCAAGTGCATAGGGGGGGCACAGACCAGGGGGTGGCAACTGTTTAACAAAAACACAGGGCTCTGCGAAATCGCAAGATGACGTATAGGGTCTGACGCCTGCCCGGTGCCGGAAGGTTAAGAGGAGGAGTGCAAGCTCTGAATTGAAGCCCCGGTAAACGGCGGCCGTAACTATAACGGTCCTAAGGTAGCGAAATTCCTTGTCGGGTAAGTTCCGACCTGCACGAATGGCGTAATGACTTCCCCGCTGTCTCCAACATAGACTCAGTGAAATTGAATTCCCCGTGAAGATGCGGGGTTCCTGCGGTCAGACGGAAAGACCCCGTGCACCTTTACTGTAGCTTTGCGCTGGTATTCGTGACTGTTTGTGTAGAATAGGTGGTAGACTTTGAAGCTCCGGCGCCAGCCGGGGTGGAGTCGAAATGTGAAATACCACCCTAATGGTTATGGATATCTAACCGCGTCCCCTTATCGGGGACCGGGACAGCGCATGGTGGGCAGTTTGACTGGGGCGGTCGCCTCCCAAAGAGTAACGGAGGCGTGCGATGGTAGGCTCAGAACGGTCGGAAATCGTTCGTCGAGTATAATGGCATAAGCCTGCCTGACTGCGAGACTAACAAGTCGAGCAGAGACGAAAGTCGGTCATAGTGATCCGGTGGTCCCGCGTGGATGGGCCATCGCTCAACGGATAAAAGGTACGCCGGGGATAACAGGCTGATGACGCCCAAGAGTCCATATCGACGGCGTCGTTTGGCACCTCGATGTCGGCTCATCACATCCTGGGGCTGGAGAAGGTCCCAAGGGTTCGGCTGTTCGCCGATTAAAGTGGTACGTGAGCTGGGTTCAGAACGTCGTGAGACAGTTCGGTCCCTATCTGCCGTGGGTGTTGGAATTTTGAGAGGATTTGTCCCTAGTACGAGAGGACCGGGATGAACGTACCTCTGGTGGAGCAGTTGTCGCGCCAGCGGCAGTGCTGCATAGCTATGTACGGACGGGATAACCGCTGAAAGCATCTAAGCGGGAAACCCACCTCAAAACGAGAATTCCCTTGAGAACCGTGGTAGACGACCACGTTGATAGGCCGGGTGTGGAAGTGCAGTAATGCATGTAGCTTACCGGTACTAATCGTTCGATTGGCTTGATTGCTCTCATTTTCAGTGTCCATGAAAATGAACTCCTCATGGTGAGGAGCGCGAAAGCGCGTCTCGAACCATGAGATGAAAGACCAAACAGCTTGCTTCGTATCTTTGTCCTTCGCCGGCCTGGTGGTTCTAGCGAGGAGCTTGAACCCGATCCCATCCCGAACTCGGCCGTTAAACTCCTCAGCGCCAATGGTACTATGGCTTAAGCCCTGGGAGAGTAGGTCGCTGCCAGGCCTGCCAAGGACAAATCAATTCCTCTTTACGTGTCATGATCGAACAAAACGCCGTTTCCCCAGCGCATGGTATGCGCAAGGGGAGGCGGCGTTTTTTCGTTTGGGTGTCTCGCGCGCACGGAAGCCGTGCGGTTACGCTGATTTCTTTCAGCCATCATTTGCCGCCAGATTCGCGGCTAGGGCTTTGAACCGTCCGCAGATCGCCCCTTATCCATTGGGACCACAACCGAGGAGACTTCCATGCTTGAGCTCGTTCGTCCCGTCGCCGCCGCGTTAGGCATCGCCTGCCTCGCGGTCTCGATGGCCGTCATTTCCGGCAACGGCGCATGGGCGCAGGCCAAGCAGGCGCCGGCAAAGCAGGTGGCCCCGGCTCCCGCCAAGCAGGCGGCAGCGCCGCCGGCGGCTCCGCTGAAGCAGGTGGCGCTGACCGAAAAGCAGATCGAAGGCGTGCTCGCGGCCGCCAAGGAAATGGATCCGCTCACCGAGAAGCTGCCGGAGAGCGGCAAGCCCGATCCGAAGCTCCTCGCGCAGCTCGATGGCGTCGCCAGGAAGAACGGCTTTGCCGGCTACGACGAGTACGACAACGTCATCGACAATATCAGCCTGGTGCTCGGCGGCTTCGATCCCGCAACCAAGAAGTATGTCGGACCGGAAGCCGTCATCAAGGCGCAGATCGCCCAGGTCCAGGCCGACAAGAAATTGCCCGCCAAGGACAAGAAAGAGGTGCTCGCCGACCTCAACGACGCGCTGAAGTCGCCGGCGCCGCCGATCGAGAACAAGGGCAATATCGACCTCGTCGCCAAATATTACGACAAGCTCGCCGACGCGCTGGCTGAAGACGAGCAATAGGATCGATCAAGCAGATAGCCCCGGAGCACGCTCCGGGGCTTTTTTGTCGATGTCAGGCAGGCGAAGCCCCGGTCCGATTCAATCGGAACGGAAAAGGCTCTAGGCCTTGGTGCGCATCCGCATCATGAAGCTGTCGAAGGAGAGCTCCGCCACCTGCATCCAGGCCAGCGAATCGCTGCGGAAGGCCGCCAGGCTGGCGTGCATCTTGCCGAAGTGAGCGTTGGTCTTCGACAGGTCCGCATAGATCTCGTTGGCGGCCTTGTAGCAGGTCTCCAGCACTTCCTGCGGGAACGGCTTCAGGATCGCACCGGACGCCAGCAGCCGTTTCAATGCCGGCGGGTTGACGTAGTCATATTTGCCGGTGACCCAGGCATACGTATCGTATGACGCCGTGGTGATCGCCGCCTGATAGTTCTTTGGCAGCGCGTTCCATTTTTCCAGGTTCATGATGTTGTGGCCCTGACCGGTGCCTTCCCACCAGCCCGGATAGTAGTAATATTTCGCCACCTTCACGAAGCCGAGCTTCTCGTCGTCATAGGGGCCGACCCACTCGGCCGCGTCGATCGTGCCCTTCTCCAGCGCCGGGTAGATGTCGCCTGCCGCGATCTGCTGCGGCACGCCGCCGACCTTCGCGATGATGGTGCCGGCAAATCCGCCGACACGGAATTTGAGGCCCTTGAGATCCTCGGTCGACTTGATCTCCTTGCGGAACCAGCCGCCCATCTGCGCGCCGGTGCTGCCGGTCGGAACGCCGATGCACTGATATTCCTTCAAGAGGTCATTGAGCATGTCCATGCCGCCGCCGTGCACCATCCACGACATCTGCTGGCGCGTGTTGAGCCCGAACGGCAGCGACGTGCCGAACGTAAACGCCGGATTCTTGCCCCAGTAGTAGTAGAGCGCGGTATTGCCCATCTCGACCGTGCCGTTCTGTACCGCGTCGAGCACCTGCAGACCGCCGACGATTTCGCCGGCTGCGAACGGTTGAATCTGGAAACGGTTGTCGGTGAGGTCGGCGACGCGCTTGGTGAAGAACTCGACTCCGCCGTACAGCGTGTCCAGCGACTTCGGCCAGCTGGCGGCGAGCCGCCACTTAATTTCAGGCATCGATTGTGCGATTGCGGGTGCCGCAACGGCTGCGCTCGCAGCGAGACCGATGCCACCTGCCTTCAGAAATTCACGACGCTTCATGCGCTTCCTCCTCTGTTTTTTTATGTCGCGTTATCGACGAGGGGCAACGATCTTGAATGTCGCTTTTTTATCGCCGACGGCCGACGTTGAGATTGGTACCTGAAACCCGGACCTCGAAAGCAAAACCCTGATTCTTGGGTGCGATCGAAACCTGAATATCCCGGACCGCCGGCAGGATGACCAATCGGTTCCCAGGAATCAAGGGCGTCGCTCCGCTTCTATTTACAACGCAGTTGCGAAGAGACCCGGCATGGTGGCGCCCTCCACGCAAGCCGAACGATCGATGCACGTTTTGCGGGCAATGGGTCGTGACGCGGCAGACTGACGCGCTCCGTCTTCATCTGCAAGGCAGAAGCGGGGGAATCGCACCGGAGAACGTGAGTGGCGGTCAGGAAGGCCGGCCCTTTATGAGGCGCCGAACCTGGTCGATGGCTGGCGCGATCAAAGCCAGATCGGCGCCAATGACGCGATGCTCCGCAACCTGATGGCGGCGCTGGAGCCGGCGGCGTCGCTCAACCACGTCGCGTTGCTGCAAGGCACCAAAGCCTACGGCGTGCATGTCCGCCCACTTAACATGCCTGCACGGGGGAAACGCTCCTATACGTTACTTCGAAAACGCCGCTTCCATCGCCCGTCGCGTCCTGACGGTGTCGCTGTTGGCATCGATCTCGACATCGCTCCAGCGCACCACGGCGCCGTGGGCGACATCGTTCTTCAGCTTCAGCCGGTGCGCGAGCCCGATCGGCAACGCTCCGGCCGCAAGGCTGGCCGCGGCCGGCATCAGTTTGCCCCACACCGTATAGCCGCCTTCGCCGTCGAGCACTTCTCCGGCGCGCAGGTCGCGCTTGGCGACGGAGGCGACGTCGCCGCAGAAATCGTGCGGCTGCCCCGTCGGCTCGTTGCGCAGCGCCGCCGACAGGATCGAGATGTTCAGCTCCAGCCCGATCAAATGATACGGCTTGTACATCGCAGCATAGCGACCCGATGAATCCGTCTTCAGGCCGTACTGCCTGAAACAGTCCGCGGCGTAATCGTTCGGCGCTTCCAGCACGACATAGACGCCCCAGCGCAGATCGCGGAACACCGGCCGGCCGTCGCGCTCCAGCGACGACACCACTTCGACGACGCCGGATTTCTCCAGCACGCCGCCTTTGTCGCGCGGCCGCATGACATGCGGCAGGTCGTCGACGCCGCAGGGCGGAAACAGCAGCCCGCCGCCGGGCACATCGAGCCCGGTGGCATTGGCGATCGCCGCCATCTCGATGGCGGACTTGGTGCCGTCGAGAAACGAGTTGAACATCTGCGGATTCATGCCGGCCGACTGCGCCTCGCCGGCGGTGAGCCCGTAATGGCCCCAGACGCCGGCTGGCGTGACGTCGTGATAGGCAGGCAGATATTTTGTCCCCTTGCCGGCGGCGACCACGCGAAAGCCGGTGGCGCGGGCCCAGTCCACCATTTCGGAGGTCAGCGCCGGCTGGTCGCCATAGGCCAGCGAATAGACCACGCCGGCCTTGCGGGCTTCCTCCGCCAACAGCGGCCCCGCCAGCACGTCGGCCTCGACATTGACCATGACGATATGCTTGCCGGCCGCGATCGCCGCGCGGGCATGCCGGATGCCGACCGCGGGATTGCCGGTGGCCTCCACGATCACGTCCATCGCGCCGCCTGCGATGGCTCGCACGCCATCGTCGGTGAAGGCGGTGGCCGCGATCCGCGCCTCGTCCCAGCCGACCGTGCGGCAGGCTTCGCGGGCGCGATCGCGGTCGAGATCGACGATGACGGGCACTTCCAGTCCCGGTGTGTGCGGCACCTGCGACAGGAACATCGAGCCGAATTTGCCGGCGCCGACCAGCGCGACGCGGACCGGCTTGCCGGCGGCGCGGCGGGCGTTGAGGAGATGGGAGAGGTTCATGGGAATCCGATCAAATTTTCACTCGCGTCATTCCGGGCCACGCGTGTTCGCGTGGACCTCAGATGTGCAATAGCACATCGGGGAATCCCGAGATGATTTACGCGAGATTCCGGGTTCGTGCTTTCAGCGCGCCCCGGGATGACGGGTGAGAGGTTACTCCGCCGCCTGGCGATGCACCCGCGCCAGACGCAGCAGCGCATCGTCGTCCACGGTCTTGATCGGCGTGAAGTCGCGATGGGCGATATATTCCGGCCGCGTCGGGGTGCGGATGTAGTTCGAGACGGCGTTGAGCGTGAGATAGACGATCTTGCGCGGATAGGGCGTGATGTTGCCGGCCGAGCCGTGCACCAGATTGCCGTGAAACATCAGCATGCCGCCGGCCTTGCCGGTCGGCGCGACGATGCCGCCCTCTTTCACCAGCCGCGTCACGGTTTCCTCGTCCAGCGTCCACAGCGGGTAAGAGGTGGTCTCGAGGTCGTGCGAGGCCTTGAGGTCGCCGGCGTGCTGGCTCTTCGGCACCAGCATCAACGGGCCGTTGATCGGCATCACCTCGTCGAGGAAGATCGCGATATTCATCGCCCGCGGCTGCGGCATGCCGTCGTCGCGTTTCCAGGTGCCGTAGTCCTGGTGCCACTGCCAGACGTCGCCGGTGAAGGCCGATTTGGCGTTGATCTTGTACTGGTGCATGTAGACCTTCTCGCCGAAGATCTGTTCCACCGGCTCGATCATGCGCGGATGCGCGCCGAGCAGGCCGAACGCCTCGTTGTAGAGATGGGCGGCAAAGGCGGTGCGCGGTGCGCCGCTCTTCTCGCGCCACACCTCCGGGCGCTTGGTGTCGTAGATGCCGATGGCCTCGCGCGCCAGCAGGTCGACCTCCTCCTGGCTGAACAATTCCGGCAGGAACAGCCAGCCCTCGCGATTGAAATAGTCGATCTGCTCTGGAGTGAGTTTCATCGGTTTCCTCCCTTGGTTCTTGTTTCTCTCCCCTCATGGTGAGGAGTGCGTCGGAGTTTATCATCGGGCCGCGCTTCGCGCGGACCCGTTGGCGCGTCTCGAACCAGGATGCCTCCTGGCTCATCCCTCGAGACGGCGCTTCGCACCTCTTCGGGATGAGGACATCCGGTCTTTACGCCGCCTGATCGGTCGCCTTCAGTCGCTCCTCGGTCATCCGTCCGGCGCCGAGCGCATGCGCCAGCGCCGCGCCTTCGGCCGCCCTGGCGTTGCCGGAAAGAATATGCGCGGCAATGGTCTCGTGCTCGGCCCAGGCGCTTTCGCGATAGTCGAGTTCGGCCAGCACCGTCGCCATCGAGCGGCGCATATGCGGCCATTGCGGCGCGATCATTTCCTCGATTGCGGGATTGCCGGACAGCGCATAGATCGCGCGATGGAAATCGACGTCGAGCGCGATCAGCCTCGCCAGCGGCGCCTCGCGGTTCGTGGCGCACCCGGCCTGCAGCGCAGCCTCGAGCCGCGCGCGTCCGGCAGCATCGGTCCTGGCTCGCCCGGCCGCGAGCCGGGCCGCCAGCGCGTCGATGGCGCCGCGCACTTCGTAGAGCTGGCGGATGCGCAGGGGATCGAGCCGCGTCACCTCAAAACCCCGGCGGCCGCTTTCGGCGACCAGGCCCTGCCGGTGCAACAGGTGCAGCGCGTGGGAAACCGGCTGGCGCGACACCCCGAGCTTTTCAGCGAGTTCGTTCTGCCGGATGCGCTGCCCCGGCGGCAGCGTGCGGTCGATGATGGCTTCGAGAATCCGCGCATAGGCCTGGTCGATCAGGTTGGGCAGCGGGTTCAACGGGATCATGCCGGCCATCCTCATTCGGAATACGGAATTCCGTATCCCGTGCAACATATCGAGGGGGCGCGGCGGGGTCAAGTGTAGGCTGGTGGTCCCGGATCGAACCTTGGGGTCGGCTGCTTGTTGGCCCGGGGCCTCGCGCTATGCTGCGGCCGGGGCGATCGGAGGTTCGTCATGAGCAACGACGCGGCCGGCTTCATCGGCAGTATCCCGCAATACTACGATCAGGGCCTCGGCCCCAACATCTTCACCGACTACGCCGCCGACATCGCGCAGCGCGCCGCTGCCGGCAATCCGTTGCGGGTGCTGGAGACGGCGGCCGGCACCGGCATCGTCACCCGCAGGCTGCGCGACGCACTGCCCGCGGATGCTCAGCTGACCGCGACCGATCTCAATCCGCCGATGCTCGACATCGCCCGCGCCAAGTTCCGGGCCGGCGAGCGCGTCGCGTTCCAGCCGGCCGACGCCGTGGCGCTTCCCTTCGCGGACGCAAGTTTCGACGCGGTGGTCTGCCAGTTCGGAATCATGTTTTTTCCGGACAAGGCCAGGTCCTGCGCAGAGGTGTGGCGTGTGCTCGTCCCCGGCGGCCGCTATTTGTTCAGCGTCTGGGATTCCCATCGCCACAACTCGTTCGGCCGGATCGCGCACGAGGTCGCGGGAAGTTTCTTTCCGGCGGATCCGCCGCAGTTCTACAACGTGCCGTTCTCCTGCCACCAGATCGATCCGATCAAGGAGATGCTGCTCGCGGCGGGTTTCGATGATCTCGGCATTGCCGTCGTCAGGCTGAACAAGGCGATTGCGGACATGGCGGGTTTTGCGCAGGCCCTGGTCTACGGCAATCCGCTGATCGAGCAGATCCGGGCGCGCGGCGGCGTCGAACCCCAACGCATCGTTGACGCGATGCTGCAAGCGGTTCGGCGTGAATTCGGCAACGGCCGTATGCCGCTTCAGGCGATCGTGTTTTCCGCGACCAAGCCACGATGACCGCGCTCACCTGTCGCCGACGATCGTCTCAGGCGCCGATCCGCTTCCAGTAGATCAGGGTCCCCGTCAGGCCCCCATGCGGCTTCAGGGCATAGCCCGGAATCTCGCCAGCCAATGCGAAGCCCAGTTTCTCGTACAGTCCCGCCGCGCCGCCGTCGGTCGCGGTGTCCAGCACCAGCAGCGTGCGGTTTCGCTGGACCGCCAGATCCTCGGCGGCCCGCATCAAGGCCGTGGCCACGCCGCGGCCGCGATGGCTGAGCCGGGTCATCATCTTGGCGATCTCGGCGCGATGCGGCTGATTGGGCGGACAATCCAGCAGCAGGGTGACGGTGCCGGCGAGCACATCGCCATCCCAGGCGCCGAAGATGATGCGTTCGCCGCGGCCGGCCGCTGCCAGCGCGCCGTCCCAGAATGCGCCTGCCGCATCCTGTGGCAGCGGATGCATGAAGCTGACCGATCCGCCGTTCGCGACCGTCTCGATCAGGATCTCGCTCAGCATCCTCAGAATATCGGGCGAGGCGTTCAGCGCGCTAATTTCGATTGCGGACATAGGGTGGATCCCGGTGAATCAAAGCAGCCTTGTTGCGGTCCTGTTCGCTCATTTGCGCTTCAACGATCGCGCCGTCTTGATCTCGGCAATTCTTTCGACGTCCTCGATCTGGAGATGGCGGCCGCGTTCCAGAATTTCCAAGGTGTATTCCTCGTAGGTGAGTCCGAGCCGTTCGGCCTTGCGCAGGCGAAACATGACGATTCCGGGCGAGACGTTGTGCCAGGCCGCGCGGTGCGCCGCCTTCCAGTAGAAGTAGTTTCCGATTCCGCCGTCGCCCCATTCCGGCCGATGCTCCTGCTCCAGCGGCGGCCCGCCATTGTGGCCGACCGGCGCGTCCGAGGCTTTGGCTTCGATCGCGGCCATCGACTAGCTCCGCGCGAGCACGACGAGATAGCTGCAGGGTTTCTTGGTTTCGTTGGCGAAGGTGGTTTCGGCGGGCGCGCCGAATCCGAGGCAGTCGCCGGCGGCCAGCACATTGCGCTCGCCGTTCTCGATGATGACGAGTTGGCCCGACTGCACCCAGACCGCCTGACGGATCCGCGCGTAGGAGGAGGCCGGCAGCACCACTTTCTTCCCGGCGGGCATTTCGACCTGGATCACTTCGACCGGATGGTCGGGCCGGGCGAACACCTGCCTGCGCGAATATCCCGTGGCGGGATCGCGCCACACCGGCTGGTCGGCGGCGCGCGACAGCAGCGGCTGGACGCCGTCACCCTCGGCGCGCACCAGCAGCCCGGCGAGGGTGAGGTCGAAGGCGCTGGCCAGCCGCACCAGGATCACCGCGGTGGGGCTCAATTCCTCGCGCTCGATCTTGCTGATGGTTGCCTTGGAAACCCCCGACCGTTCGGCGAGGTCCGCCAGCGACCATCCCCGCGCATCCCGCTCCAGCCGAAGCCGTCGGGCGATCCGGGTGCCGGTATCGTCTCCTATAATAGACATACGTTTCGTATAATAGAAAAGTCCGTCCCGGGCAAGGGCCGGCAATGGCCGTCCGGCGCGCTCAATGCGCGGCCAGAAACTCCAGCACGATCTCGCAATATTTCTGCGGCGCCTGTTCGAACATCGGGTGGGTGGCGCCGGGGATCATTGCCGTCTTCGACCCCTTCACATGGGCCGCCAGGGTGTGCAGCACCTGCGGCAGCGCGCCCTTGGTGTTGGCGCCGCCGATGAACAGTGTCGGCGTCCTGATCGCTTCCGCGTCGGCTTTCGAGAACGGCGGGCGCTCGTCCCTGACCTGGCCGATCAGCGTCATCGCATTGTCGCGCAACAGCTGCTTCGGCGTCGCGGGCAGCCGGTTCCAGGCGCCGGGGCCTTCCAGCGTATCCATGAAATAGGCCAGCCCGCCGTCGATATCGCCGGCCGCGATTTTCTCGGCCGATACGGCGAACCGCGCCGCCAGCGGCGAGGGCCCGGGCTTGAAGGCCGGATCGAGCGAAGCGTCGAGTTCGCCGCCGGGTTCGGCGAGGATCAGCCGGTGCAACAGGTCGGGCCGGCGTTGTGCGACCCGAAACGCGATATGCCCGCCGCGCGAATGCCCCATCAGGTCGACCGGCCTGGCGTCCAGCTTCTCGATGAAGGCGGTGACGTCGTCGACATGCTGCGCGATCGAATAGGTGTCACCGACGCCGTCCCAATGCTCGGGAAAGAAGTGCCGCAACGACACCGCGATCACGCGATGTCTTTGCGACAGCGGTCCGAGCACCGCCGACCAGATCCGGAAGTCGCACAGCGAACCGTGCACGCATACCAGCGGCGGGCCCTCGCCGACCTCGAGATAGGCCATGTCGTATCCGTTGACGTGAAGGGTTTGCATGCGGGGTCTCGCGGGGGCTGGGTATTGGCGCCTGTACACACCCGGACGTCATACGCGGGCTCGACCCGCGTATCCATCCGTCTTCGCAAAGAACCGCCTTTCAAAGATGGGTCACCGGGTCAAGCCGGAGCGAAAACCTTTCGCGGGGGACGGCACCAAGTTCCCGCGGAATCCGGGTGGATCGCAACAATCTCCAAGCCTATCTTCCGGGCCAGCATCAAGCTCACAGCATGGGGCGATCAGATCCGGAGCCAGCCATGACCGGCCACACTTTTGCAATCTTCGACACCGCGATCGGCCGCTGCGGCATCGTCTGGGGCGCGCGCGGCATCAGCGGCGTGCAGCTGCCGATGGGCAGCGAGGACAAGACCCGTACCCGGATCCGCCAGAGCCACGGCGATATCGCGGAGGCGCCGCCGCCGGCGCAAGTGCAGCGCGCGATCGACGGCATCGTCGAGCTGCTCGCGGGCAAGCCGAACGATCTCACGGACATCGTGCTCGATCTCGACGGCGTTCCCGAATTCAACCGCGGCGTCTACGCCATCGCCCGCACCATCCCGCCGGGCAAGACCATGACCTACGGCGATATCGCCAGGCGGCTCGGCGGCGTCGAGCTGTCGCGCGACGTCGGCCAGGCGCTCGGCCGCAATCCCTGTCCGATCGTGGTGCCGTGCCATCGCGTACTCGCCGCCGGCGGCAAGCCCGGCGGCTTCTCCGCCAACGGCGGCGTGGTGACGAAACTGAAGATGCTGGCGATCGAAGGCGCGGTGGTCAATCACACGCCGAGTCTGTTCGACTAGATCCTTCTCCCTCGCCCCGCTTGCGGGGAGAGGGTCGGGGTGAGGGGGACTCTCCACGCATTCGGACTCGCGGAGAATCCCCCTCACCCGGCGCTACGCGATAGCCGAAGCTTCGCTTCGGCGTTCTTTTCAAGGACGGCCGCCGTAGGCGGCCTATGCTCTCCCCGCAGGCGGGGCGAGGTGAGCCGAGGTCGCGGCGCGTACAATTCCAAACCGAAGAAATCAGATTGTGCCCGCCACCGCCTCGCAGGTAAAACCCTTGCCCGAGCGGCGGATCTTCCCGGTGGACGGCGAAGGGAAATGCGCGGTGCAGCACAGCGTATCGGTATCGCAATAGCGCTCCAGGAAAGCGCGCCGCGTCTTCGCCGCCTGCGCCGCATCGACGTCGAATCTCGGCGACAGTTCGGGATAGCGGGTCTGCAGCGGGGTGTGCATCAGGTCGCCGCTGACGACGGCGAGATCCCTGCCGCGGCCGAAGGCGAACGCCATGTGCCCCGGCGTGTGACCCGGCGTCGGCAGGATGCGCAGGTGATCGCCGATCTCGTAATCGTCGCGCACCAGTTCGGCCTGTTTGGCCGCGACCACCGGCAGCACGCTGTCGGCGAAGGGAGGTACTTCCGCCTTGGCGTTTTGCTCGGTCCAGTAGTCGAACTCGCTCTTGCCGAACACGTAGCGCGCGTTCGGAAAGGTCGGCAGCCAGCGGCCGTTCTCCAGCCGCGTGTTCCAGCCGACGTGATCGACATGCAGATGCGTGCACATCACGAAGTCGATGTCGTCGACCGAAAAGCCGGCCGAAGCCAGCGCCCGCATGTAGCCGTTGTCGGTCTTCATGTTCCATTTCGGCCGCAGCGGTCGCGGCTTGTCGTTGCCGATGCAGCTGTCGACCAGGATGGTGTGATGCGGCGTCTTCACCACGTAGGACTGGAAGCACAGGACCAGCGTGTCACTGGCGTCGAGCGCGCCGGCCTCTCGCATCCACGCCCGGTTCTCCGCAAGCTGCTCCGGCGTCAGTGCCGGAAACATGTCCAGCACCGGCAGGAAGCTGGTTTCCTGCTCGATGATGCGGTGGATGGTGAGATCGCCGACGGTGAACTTGAGACTCATGGAAACTTCCCTGGCAATGTCCTGCTTCAAGCCGGCGGCGGCAGCGAGATCTTCACCGACGGCCGCTCCAGCATCTTCTGATGGAAGGCGTCGAGTTTCGGAAACGCCTTGCGCCAGCCGCAA
The sequence above is drawn from the Bradyrhizobium sediminis genome and encodes:
- a CDS encoding TRAP transporter substrate-binding protein, producing the protein MKRREFLKAGGIGLAASAAVAAPAIAQSMPEIKWRLAASWPKSLDTLYGGVEFFTKRVADLTDNRFQIQPFAAGEIVGGLQVLDAVQNGTVEMGNTALYYYWGKNPAFTFGTSLPFGLNTRQQMSWMVHGGGMDMLNDLLKEYQCIGVPTGSTGAQMGGWFRKEIKSTEDLKGLKFRVGGFAGTIIAKVGGVPQQIAAGDIYPALEKGTIDAAEWVGPYDDEKLGFVKVAKYYYYPGWWEGTGQGHNIMNLEKWNALPKNYQAAITTASYDTYAWVTGKYDYVNPPALKRLLASGAILKPFPQEVLETCYKAANEIYADLSKTNAHFGKMHASLAAFRSDSLAWMQVAELSFDSFMMRMRTKA
- a CDS encoding NAD(P)H-dependent oxidoreductase codes for the protein MNLSHLLNARRAAGKPVRVALVGAGKFGSMFLSQVPHTPGLEVPVIVDLDRDRAREACRTVGWDEARIAATAFTDDGVRAIAGGAMDVIVEATGNPAVGIRHARAAIAAGKHIVMVNVEADVLAGPLLAEEARKAGVVYSLAYGDQPALTSEMVDWARATGFRVVAAGKGTKYLPAYHDVTPAGVWGHYGLTAGEAQSAGMNPQMFNSFLDGTKSAIEMAAIANATGLDVPGGGLLFPPCGVDDLPHVMRPRDKGGVLEKSGVVEVVSSLERDGRPVFRDLRWGVYVVLEAPNDYAADCFRQYGLKTDSSGRYAAMYKPYHLIGLELNISILSAALRNEPTGQPHDFCGDVASVAKRDLRAGEVLDGEGGYTVWGKLMPAAASLAAGALPIGLAHRLKLKNDVAHGAVVRWSDVEIDANSDTVRTRRAMEAAFSK
- a CDS encoding phytanoyl-CoA dioxygenase family protein, producing MKLTPEQIDYFNREGWLFLPELFSQEEVDLLAREAIGIYDTKRPEVWREKSGAPRTAFAAHLYNEAFGLLGAHPRMIEPVEQIFGEKVYMHQYKINAKSAFTGDVWQWHQDYGTWKRDDGMPQPRAMNIAIFLDEVMPINGPLMLVPKSQHAGDLKASHDLETTSYPLWTLDEETVTRLVKEGGIVAPTGKAGGMLMFHGNLVHGSAGNITPYPRKIVYLTLNAVSNYIRTPTRPEYIAHRDFTPIKTVDDDALLRLARVHRQAAE
- a CDS encoding GntR family transcriptional regulator is translated as MIPLNPLPNLIDQAYARILEAIIDRTLPPGQRIRQNELAEKLGVSRQPVSHALHLLHRQGLVAESGRRGFEVTRLDPLRIRQLYEVRGAIDALAARLAAGRARTDAAGRARLEAALQAGCATNREAPLARLIALDVDFHRAIYALSGNPAIEEMIAPQWPHMRRSMATVLAELDYRESAWAEHETIAAHILSGNARAAEGAALAHALGAGRMTEERLKATDQAA
- a CDS encoding class I SAM-dependent methyltransferase; amino-acid sequence: MSNDAAGFIGSIPQYYDQGLGPNIFTDYAADIAQRAAAGNPLRVLETAAGTGIVTRRLRDALPADAQLTATDLNPPMLDIARAKFRAGERVAFQPADAVALPFADASFDAVVCQFGIMFFPDKARSCAEVWRVLVPGGRYLFSVWDSHRHNSFGRIAHEVAGSFFPADPPQFYNVPFSCHQIDPIKEMLLAAGFDDLGIAVVRLNKAIADMAGFAQALVYGNPLIEQIRARGGVEPQRIVDAMLQAVRREFGNGRMPLQAIVFSATKPR
- a CDS encoding GNAT family N-acetyltransferase, which codes for MSAIEISALNASPDILRMLSEILIETVANGGSVSFMHPLPQDAAGAFWDGALAAAGRGERIIFGAWDGDVLAGTVTLLLDCPPNQPHRAEIAKMMTRLSHRGRGVATALMRAAEDLAVQRNRTLLVLDTATDGGAAGLYEKLGFALAGEIPGYALKPHGGLTGTLIYWKRIGA
- a CDS encoding helix-turn-helix domain-containing protein, which codes for MSIIGDDTGTRIARRLRLERDARGWSLADLAERSGVSKATISKIEREELSPTAVILVRLASAFDLTLAGLLVRAEGDGVQPLLSRAADQPVWRDPATGYSRRQVFARPDHPVEVIQVEMPAGKKVVLPASSYARIRQAVWVQSGQLVIIENGERNVLAAGDCLGFGAPAETTFANETKKPCSYLVVLARS
- a CDS encoding alpha/beta fold hydrolase, yielding MQTLHVNGYDMAYLEVGEGPPLVCVHGSLCDFRIWSAVLGPLSQRHRVIAVSLRHFFPEHWDGVGDTYSIAQHVDDVTAFIEKLDARPVDLMGHSRGGHIAFRVAQRRPDLLHRLILAEPGGELDASLDPAFKPGPSPLAARFAVSAEKIAAGDIDGGLAYFMDTLEGPGAWNRLPATPKQLLRDNAMTLIGQVRDERPPFSKADAEAIRTPTLFIGGANTKGALPQVLHTLAAHVKGSKTAMIPGATHPMFEQAPQKYCEIVLEFLAAH